From Pseudoleptotrichia goodfellowii, a single genomic window includes:
- a CDS encoding DUF448 domain-containing protein: MIPERTCICCRSKKEKSEFFRISMINDKYVFDENNKIQSRGAYICKNSECIHKLSKHRKYNIEIEELLKMLKKIEKNKKNIIDILRPMKNSDYFVFGIDENIEGIKKDKVKLLVIPEDINKKYIEDFKRLKEKFNFKVIKIEKKSQLEEIFSKDVNVIGIVDKKVVNGILNKVEVTNESTRIG, encoded by the coding sequence TTGATACCCGAAAGAACATGTATATGTTGTAGAAGTAAAAAAGAAAAAAGTGAATTTTTCAGAATTTCAATGATTAATGATAAATATGTTTTTGATGAGAATAATAAAATACAAAGCAGAGGAGCTTATATCTGTAAGAACTCGGAATGTATTCATAAACTTTCAAAACATAGAAAATATAATATTGAAATAGAAGAATTACTGAAAATGTTAAAAAAAATAGAGAAAAATAAAAAAAATATAATTGACATTTTACGACCTATGAAAAATTCCGATTATTTTGTGTTCGGAATAGATGAAAATATCGAAGGAATAAAAAAGGATAAAGTTAAACTGCTTGTAATTCCTGAAGATATTAATAAAAAATATATCGAAGACTTTAAAAGATTGAAAGAAAAGTTTAACTTTAAAGTCATCAAAATTGAAAAGAAATCACAGTTGGAGGAAATTTTTTCAAAAGATGTAAATGTAATAGGGATTGTAGATAAAAAGGTCGTGAACGGGATATTGAATAAAGTGGAGGTGACAAATGAAAGTACACGAATTGGCTAA
- the nusA gene encoding transcription termination factor NusA, whose product MKSKDQRIFLEALDELEKEKGIVKEELLEAVETALLAAYKKNYGDKDNAEISINRETGEVKVFSRKTIVEEVERPEEEISLEDATALKKKSKLGGTIDFEINAENFKRNAIQNAKQIIVQKVRECEKKNIFNRFKQIEKSIVSAVVRKTDEKGNLYIDINGLEAIVPEKELSEADKFVQGDRLKVYVGAVEESTKYTKCFLSRKVEELMRGLLNLEIPEIEDGTIQIKQIAREAGSRTKIAVYSEDPNLDVKGACIGKSGMRIQSIIDELKGEKVDVVLWDEDIRYFVKNALNPAEVISVEIIEEDGEQIARVEVDEEQLSLAIGKKGQNSRLAARLCGIKIDIHTVKSEENVEVDEIGEENEEE is encoded by the coding sequence ATGAAATCAAAAGATCAAAGAATCTTTTTGGAAGCACTTGATGAACTGGAAAAAGAAAAGGGAATAGTCAAGGAAGAATTGCTGGAAGCAGTTGAAACAGCTCTTTTAGCGGCATACAAAAAAAATTACGGAGATAAAGATAATGCTGAAATTTCTATAAACAGAGAAACAGGAGAAGTAAAAGTTTTTTCAAGAAAAACAATAGTTGAAGAAGTCGAAAGACCCGAAGAAGAAATCAGCCTTGAAGATGCAACGGCTTTAAAGAAAAAGTCCAAATTGGGAGGAACTATAGACTTTGAAATTAATGCTGAAAACTTTAAAAGAAATGCTATTCAAAATGCTAAGCAGATTATCGTTCAGAAAGTAAGAGAATGTGAAAAGAAAAATATTTTTAACAGATTCAAGCAGATTGAAAAATCAATTGTATCGGCAGTTGTTAGAAAAACCGATGAAAAAGGTAATCTTTATATTGATATAAACGGTTTGGAAGCAATCGTTCCCGAAAAAGAATTATCCGAAGCAGATAAATTTGTTCAGGGAGACAGATTGAAAGTATATGTCGGAGCTGTTGAAGAGTCTACAAAATATACAAAATGTTTCCTTTCGAGAAAAGTGGAAGAGTTGATGAGAGGACTGCTTAATTTGGAAATCCCTGAAATTGAAGACGGTACGATACAGATAAAACAGATTGCAAGAGAAGCAGGAAGCAGAACGAAAATAGCAGTTTATTCCGAAGATCCGAATCTGGATGTAAAAGGAGCCTGTATCGGTAAAAGCGGAATGAGAATACAGAGTATCATTGATGAGCTTAAAGGAGAAAAAGTCGATGTGGTTCTTTGGGATGAGGATATAAGATATTTTGTAAAAAATGCTTTGAATCCTGCCGAAGTAATATCCGTAGAAATAATAGAAGAAGACGGAGAGCAGATTGCAAGAGTGGAAGTTGACGAAGAACAGCTTTCGTTAGCTATAGGTAAAAAGGGACAAAATTCAAGACTGGCTGCAAGACTTTGCGGCATAAAAATAGATATTCACACGGTAAAATCCGAAGAAAATGTAGAAGTTGACGAAATCGGAGAAGAGAACGAAGAAGAATAA